The stretch of DNA ACAGCGCTCCACACCTGCTCAATGAGGACCGCCCCGAGTACGAGCGGATCCTCAACGAGGCGCTGCGCACGGCACCGAATCGACCTGATCTCGCCGCAGTGGGCGAGCGGCTCAATCCCGAGCAGCTGCGCACCATGGCCCTGAACGCCACTGCGCTGATCACTGCCGCCGCCACGACCGAGTACACGCACTATGTGAAGGTCCGCGAAGAACTGCGCGAAAGCGGATCTGCCGCACCATCGATCCGGGAGCGGAGCAGCGAGGGACCGGCGGAAGCCGGCTCCGGCGGCATCGGTCTCGCCACCACGATGGGGGAGGTCACCACCCAGGCTTCAGGGGCGGGGGCCATCGCCGTCGTCGCGGTGCTCGCACCGGTCCTCGCCGGGGCAGCCGCCGCGATCTTCCTGCTCGTCGGCTACATCCTGAAGATGCTCAACCCCGAGCCCGCCTTCGCGGACACCATGCTCACCGCGGGGTGGCTGTTCGGCGCGCTCACCGCAGGGGGCATCCTGATCGCCGCGATCGGCCTGCTCCTGACCGCCCTGCGCAACGGCGCCACGTCGCTCCAGGCCGGTCCGTACGGAGAACGGAACGAGGAGGTGGTTCGCGCCAGGGAAGCCTGGGGCGAGGCACTCATGGAGCGCGGCGTCCTGCCGTTCCTGCGGGAGGCGCTCGCGGATCCGGGGGCGGCGCACGCGGCTCGTACACCGTCGACGGACCCGGGCGGCCGCATGCCCCAGCTCGGCTACAACAGGCCGGGATTCAGCAGCCCGGACGGCGGCCCGGCGGCGGGACCGCGCCCGAGCTTCTCGAGCCCGGACTTCTCAAGCCCGGACTTCGGCGGTCCCGACCACAAGCCGGAGTAGTACGCACACCGGAGTAGTACGCGACGCTGCTTCGGGCGGGCGCGATGCCCGCCCGAAGCGCGGCGCGAATCATGCCTCAGTGCCTCAGTCGGCGATGGGCAGGTACACGCGGTTTCCCGCTGCCGCGAACTCCTTGGACTTCTGGTCCATGCCCGCCGCGATCTCCTCCTGCGTGCCGCCGTGCTCACGCCGGATGTCGTGCGAGATCTTCATCGAGCAGAACTTCGGCCCGCACATCGAGCAGAAGTGCGCCGTCTTCGCGGGCTCCGCCGGCAGCGTCTCGTCGTGGAACTCCCGTGCCGTGACCGGGTCGAGGGCCAGATTGAACTGGTCCTCCCAGCGGAACTCGAAGCGTGCGTCCGAGAGCGCGTCGTCCCAGTCCTGGGCGCCCGGATGCCCCTTGGCGAGGTCCGCCGCGTGGGCCGCGATCTTGTACGTGATGACGCCGGTCTTCACGTCGTCGCGGTTGGGCAGGCCCAGGTGCTCCTTGGGCGTGACGTAGCAGAGCATCGCCGTGCCCCACCAGCCGATCATCGCGGCGCCGATGCCGGAGGTGATGTGGTCGTACGCGGGCGCGATATCGGTGGTCAGCGGGCCGAGGGTGTAGAACGGCGCCTCTTCGCAGATCTCCTGCTGAAGGTCGATGTTCTCCTTGATCTTGTGCATCGGGACGTGTCCCGGGCCCTCGATCATCGTCTGTACGTTATGACGCTTGGCGATCGTGTTGAGTTCCCCGAGAGTGCGCAACTCGGCGAACTGCGCCTCGTCGTTGGCGTCCGCGATCGAACCGGGGCGCAGACCGTCGCCGAGGGAGTACGTCACGTCGTACGACGCGAGGATCTCGCAGAGCTCCTCGAAGTTCTCGTAGAGGAAGCTCTCCTTGTGGTGCGCGAGGCACCAGGCCGCCATGATCGAGCCGCCGCGCGAGACGATGCCGGTCTTGCGGTTGGCGGTCAGCGGGACGTACGGAAGGCGCACGCCCGCGTGCACCGTCATGTAGTCCACGCCCTGTTCGGCCTGCTCGATGACCGTGTCCTTGTAGATCTCCCAGGTCAGCGCCTCGGCCTGGCCGTCGACCTTCTCCAGGGCCTGGTAGAGCGGCACGGTGCCGATGGGCACGGGGGAGTTGCGCAGGACCCACTCGCGGGTGGTGTGGATGTTGCGCCCGGTGGACAGGTCCATGACCGTGTCGGCGCCCCACTTGGTCGCCCAGGTCATCTTGTCCACCTCCTCCTCGATGGAGGAGGTGACCGCGGAGTTGCCGATGTTGGCGTTGACCTTCACCAGGAACCTCTTGCCGATGATCATCGGCTCGATCTCCGGGTGGTTGACGTTGGCGGGGATGACCGCGCGGCCCGCTGCGACCTCGGCGCGCACGACCTCGGGGTCGAGGTTCTCGCGGATCCCGATGAACTCCATCTCGGGCGTGATCTCGCCGCGGCGGGCGTACGCGAGCTGCGTCACCGCCTGGCCGTCGCGGCCCCGGCGCGGCTGGCGCGGGCGGCCGGGGAAGACCGCGTCGAGGTTCTTCAGGCCGCCGCGGGGGGAGGTGTGCTTGATGCCGTCGTCCTCGGGGCGGGGCGGGCGGCCCACGTACTCCTCGGTGTCGCCTCGGGCGATGATCCAGTTCTCGCGCAGCGGCGCGAGGCCCCTGCGGACGTCGGTGTCGATGGACTCGTCGGTGTACGGCCCCGAGGTGTCGTACAGGGTCACGGCCTTGCCGTTGGTGAGGTGCACCTGTCGGACCGGCACCCGCAGGTCGGGGCGTGAACCCTCGACATACGCCTTGTGCCAGCCGATGGACTTCCCGGCCTCGTCGCTCTGGTTCTGCGTCGAGGCAGGCGTGCGTGCGTCCGATGTGGTCATGAGACCTACTCCCTACGCCGGCATTACCCGGTAACAGGTTCGGCGGTCGACGCAGCGGATTCCGTACTGTTCGTGCACTCTTGTGCCGATTCGTACGGAGGTCAGCGCCCTCTCAGCCCGGTGCTCCGAGCTCCCGCGATTGCAAAGGTGGCTCCACGCTAGCGTCATGTCGGCCACGCTGAACAGAGGGCCCCCTCCGTTCTTGCGATGATCGGGCAGTGACCTCGACACAGCCGCCGTCCCAGCCGCCCGTCCCGAACCGTCCCCCGGACCCCCACGGGCACTCCCACAGCCACGGTCCGGCCGCGCCCGTCTCCAAGCATCTGCGCAAGGTCATCGCCGCCGTGCTGATTCCTTTCGCCACCGCGGTGGTCGTGGGGCTCGCGGTGTTCTGGCCCGGTGGCGCACCGGGCCACGAGCGGACCGGAGTCGGCTTCGACCGGCAGACCCAGTCGGCCGACGTGACGAAGGTGCAGGAGCTCCCCTGCAAGGACGTGAACGCCTCGCAGACCCCGCCCAACGGCGACACCTCCACGGCCGAGGGCCAGTCCGCGCAGTCCCGCGCGGAGGGCATCTGCAAGAAGGCCACGATCGAGGTGACCAGCGGCAAGGACAAGGGCCGCACCTTCACCGAGATCGTCCAGCCGGACTCACCCCGGCAGTTGCGCCAGGGCCAGCAGGTGGTGGTCGCCTACGAGCCCACAGCTCCCGAGGCGCTGCAGTACTCCGTCACCGACGTGGACCGGAAGTTCCCCATGGCGCTGCTCGCCGGGATCTTCGCGCTCGCCGTCGTCGTGGTGGGCCGGCTGCGCGGCGTCATGGCCCTGGTCGCACTGGCGTTGAGCTTCCTGGTCCTGACGTTCTTCATCCTGCCCGCGATCCTCCAGGGCTCGAACCCGCTGGTCGTGGCGGTGATCGGGGCCAGCGCCATCATGCTGATCGCGCTCTATCTGTGCCACGGCCTCACGGCGCGTACGTCGGTCGCGGTCCTCGGCACGCTGATCTCGCTGCTCCTGATCGGACTCCTCGGCTCGCTCTTCATCGGCTGGGCCTCGCTGACCGGCAACACGGACGACAACACCGGCCTGATCCACGGCCTGTACCCGGACATCGACATGAGCGGTCTGCTGCTCGCCGGCGTCATCATCGGCTCGCTCGGCGTGCTCGACGACGTGACCGTGACGCAGACGTCCGCGGTCTGGGAACTGCACCAGGCCAACCCCACGATGGGCTGGCGGGGTCTGTACGGCGCCGCCATCCGCATCGGCCGCGACCACATCGCCTCGGTCGTCAACACCCTCGTCCTGGCCTACGCGGGCGCCGCGCTGCCCCTCCTTCTGCTCTTCTCGATCGCCCAGAGCAGCGTGGGCACGGTGGCCAACAGCGAGCTGGTGGCCGAGGAGATCGTGCGTACGCTGGTGGGCTCGATCGGCCTGGTCGCCTCGGTACCGGTGACGACCGCGCTCGCCGCTCTGGTGGTCTCGGCCGACCGCTCGACCCCCGCGGGCCGGCCGGGGACCGCGACCGGGACCGGGCCCGGAAGCGGTGCCACCCCCGCCGCCAAGCAGAGCCGCGGCGGCAAGGGCCGACGCCGCAAGGCCTGAGCGGCCGATGCCGAGGGGGGGCGCCGCAAGGACCTGAGCGGCCGATGCCACGAAATGCACCAATCTGCCGTACGGCTGCGCCCCTTGGCTCGTGAAGGTCAGCCCGCGCTCTGCTCCTCGGCGAGGATCCGGTCGAGCGCCTCGTCCAGGTGCGTCTCGAAGTCGGCGAGCGCCCGCTCCTGCCCCAGCGGAACCAGCTTGTCCGTACGGTCGAGGAAGGCGAGCAGCGGCGGAATCCCCACCCGGAACAGCGCCTGGTCCGTGCCCACCTGAAGCCGGATGAGCACCTCGTCGAGCAGCTCGGGATCGGTGGGGGCGATGTGCACGTCCCCGTCACCGCACGCCCCGCCCACCCCGTCGACCAGCAGCTCACGCCCGAAGGCCCAGGTCACCGGGGCGTCTCCGGGGAGGTGGAAGGTCAGCCGGACTGCGTAGGGGTCGCCGGTTTCATAACGCAGCTCCACCGGGATGCGAAACGACAACTCCTCGGAAACTAGGAAGCTCATCATGACCTCTGCCTGGACCGACTCGTGCATCGCCCGCCTACCCCGTCGCTAAAGCTCGACTGGCCAGGAACCAACTCCCTGACACTCATGGCATCTTGCTTAACGTACACATCAGATCACAAGGAGTGAGTTTTCAGATGCTGATAGAGAAAGCAAGTGTCCCTAGTAGCTTTCCGATCTCACTCTGCAACTGCCGTGCGGCGGGAAGTAGTCGGTCCGCCTGATAGGTCGGAACGGAAATCGCCATCGTGGCCGCCGTGTCGCCCGCGGTGATCGGAATCGCGGCACAGACCGTGCCCAACGCGTACTCCTGCCGCTCCACCACGGGCTTCATCCGGCCCATCCCGTCCAGGCGGCGGATGAAACTCCGGTCGTCACGGACCGAGTACCGAGTGATCGACTGCACCGGATAGCGGGAGAGGTGGTCCTGCCGCTGTTCGTCGTCGAGTTGGGCGAGCAGACATTGCCCGATCGCATGGGCGTGTCCGGTCTCGCGGAAGTCCGCCCACTCCTCCACCGCCGGATTCCCCGGCGTGTCCGCGACGGCCACGACCTCGATCTCGCCCTCGCGGTAGACGGCGAAGTAGACCGGCACACCGATGGCATCGCGCCAGTGCTCCAGGGCCTCGTCGATCATGCCGCGACGATTCTGCTGCGCCCCGCTCGCACTCAGCCGCTCGGCCGCCTCGCCGAGCACGAACACGCCCTTGTCCCGGCGCAGATAGCCCTCGTGGGTCAGCGTGCGCAGCAGGTGATACGCCGTGGGCAGGGCGAGCCCGGCCTCCCGGGCCAACTGCTTGGCGGGCGCCCCTTCCTGATGCGCGGAGGCGGCCTCCAGCAGACGCATCGCCCGCTGCACCGACCCAATGAGGGTCGGCGCGGCGGCAGTTGAAGCCGAGACAGTCGGCGACGCCGCGTACGGAGGGTCGTTGGACGAGATGTCGGCGGGTGTGGCGTCAACCGAGGCCAAGGTTCACTCCCGAAACGCGTGGGGGTTCCGCCCGTGCCCGGGGATACACGGGTGGGAGCGCAGTGCGCCCGTGCGCGGGGCTCGCCCCGCGTCGGTTTTCGGACTCTAACCGTTGGCCACCGGTCTAAGGCGCCGCACCAGGAAACTTCCCCCACCCGAGGGAACTGTTGCGAGAAGTCACCAATCGCTGCGCGAAGAGGTCGAGCCGGATATGAACTTCCGTACGACGTAGATGAGTCCACCCACCAAGGCGACGAAAATCAGTGCCTTGAACAGCAGGCCGACCACGAATCCCACAACGGTCGCTATCAAACCGCCGAACACGACCAGGGCGATGACCGGCACCGCGATCCACTTCACCCACCACGGCAATCCCGAGAAGATCTCCTGCGCAGCCATCGTCCTTACCTCTCTTCGCATCTGTCCTACTTCTTGCATTCGATGCTAGGGCGGCAGAGGGCCCGACGGGGGCCTCGCATCCCTTGTCCTCCCCTGATCCGCCCCCTAGGGAACCCCGAGGTCGCGGCCCCGAGAAGTCAGCCCTGCGGCGTAGAGGACCAGCCCTCCAAGGGGCCCTGCGGCGCGGGACTCAGCCCTCCGGCGGCGAGAAGACGACGAGCACCCGCAGGTCCTCGCTGATGTGGTGGAACTTGTGGGCCACCCCGGCCGGCACGTACACCACGCTGCCGCGCGCGACTTGGGTGGTCTCCATACCGACCGTGATCGACGCCCGACCGCTGACGATCATGTAGACCTCGTCCTGCTGGTGAGGCTGCTGTGGATCGGACTCCCCGGCGTCGAGCGCGTACAGCCCGACCGACATGTTCCGCTCGCGCAGAAACTGCAGATACGCGCCGTCGTTCGCGGCGCGCTCGGTCTCCAGTTCATCCAGCCGGAATGCCTTCATCGTCCTCGTACGCCCCTTGCCCCAGCCAGCGGTCCGACCGCTCTGGCCGTCCGTCTGCAACGATCAGACACATGAAGAATTTCGTAGTCAAGACGATCGCCAACGCGGCAGCCCTGGCCGTCGCCGTGTGGCTCCTCGACAAGATCACGCTGACCGGCGACAGCACGGGCAAGAAGACGCTCACGCTGATCGTCGTCGCACTGCTCTTCGGCCTGGTGAACTTCCTGGTCAAGCCGGTCGTGAAGGTGCTCACCTTCCCGCTGTTCATCCTGACCCTCGGCCTGATCACGCTCGTGGTCAACGCCCTGATGCTGCTGCTCACGTCGTGGCTGGCCGACAAGCTCGACGTGAGCTTCCACGTCGAGGGGTTCTGGACCGCCGTCCTGGGCGGCCTGATCATCTCGGTCGTGTCCTGGGCGATGAACGTCGTCCTGCCCGACGACAAGGACTGAGCCCGCCCCATGGCCTTCTCCGTGTGCTTCGTCTGCACCGGCAACATCTGCCGCTCCCCCATGGCCGCGTCCGTCTTCCGCGCCCGGGTCGACGAGGCCGGACTCGGCGGCCTCGTCCGAGTGGACAGCGCGGGCACCGACGGCTGGCACGAGGGGGACGGCGCCGATCCGCGCGCTGTCTCCGTCCTGGCGGCGGCAGGCTATGAGACCGGTCACGTGGCGCGCCGTTTCCAGGTCTCCTGGTTCGCCCGGCTCGACCTGGTGATCGCACTGGACTCCGGCCACCACCGGACCCTGCGCCGCCTCGCGCCCACACCGGCCGACGCGGACAAGGTACGGCTGCTGCGCTCGTACGATCCCGTCGCCGCCGGCCTCGGCGACCTGGACGTCCCCGACCCGTACTACGGGGACGACGACGGGTTCGAGGCGTGCCTGAGAATGGTGGAGGCGGCGAGCGACGGCCTGCTCGGCGCCGTACGCGAAGCAAGGGAAGGGCGGGCGGCATGACGGACTCCGCATCGATAGCCGCAGGTAGCGGCGCAGGTACCGGCGCGGGAACAGGCACCGGTACGGGCGACGGCACGAGAGCCGTGCGCGCCGGTCTCCCCGAGCCGGTCAAGTACGAGCCGACCCTCCCGGGACCGGTGTTCGCCGCGCACTTCCACCTGCCGGGCGATCCCACCGGGCCGTACACCTACGGCCGGGACGACAACCCGACCTGGACGCTTCTCGAGCAGGCCATCGGCGAGCTCGAAGCGCCGGATGGGGGTGAAGGCGCGGGCCGTGACGGAGCCGTCGGCACGGATGTCGAGACCCTGGTCTTCGCCTCCGGGATGGCCGCCATCTCGGCGGTGCTCTTCTCGCAGCTGCGCGCCGGTGACGCGGTGGTCCTGCCGGACGACGGCTATCAGGCGCTGCCCCTGGTCAGGGAGCAGCTCACCGCGTACGGCATCGAGGTGCGCACCGCCCCGACCGGCGGCGACGCCCAGCTCGACGTCCTGGACGGCGCCAAGCTGCTGTGGATCGAGACGCCGTCGAACCCGGGCCTCGACGTGTGCGACGTGCGGCGCCTCGCCGACGCGGCACACGCGCGTGGAGCCCTCGTGGCGGTCGACAACACCCTGGCCACACCGCTCGGCCAGCGCCCCCTCGAACTCGGCGCGGACTTCTCCGTGGCCAGCGGCACCAAGATGCTCACCGGCCACGGCGACATCCTCCTTGGGTACGTCGCCTGCCGCGACGCCGAGTTGATCGCCTCCGTGCGGCGCTGGCGCAAGATCGTCGGTGCCATCCCCGGTCCGATGGAGGCCTGGCTGGCGCATCGCTCGCTCGCCACGCTCCAGCTGCGCGCCGAGCGTCAGAACGCCAACGCCCTGGCCTTGGCCGAGGCGCTGCGCGCCCGCGGTGAGGTGACCGGGCTCCGCTATCCGGGACTGCCCGACGACCCGTCGTACAAGATCGCCTCGCAGCAGATGCGGCGCTTCGGGTGCGTGGTCTCCTTCACGCTGCCCTCACGCGCGCAAGCCGACCGTTTCCTCGATGCGCTGCGTCTGGTGGACGACGCGACGAGCTTCGGCGGCGTGCGTTCCACCGCGGAGCGGCGTGGCCGCTGGGGCGGGGACGCCGTCGCGGAGGGCTTCATCCGCCTCTCCGCCGGGTCCGAGGACCCCGAAGACCTGGTGGCGGACGTGCTGCGCGCCCTGGACGAGTCGGCGGGCTGAGAGCCCCAGGTGCGTGGGACCGCTCCCGGCTAGTACCGCGCTACGCACAACGAACGGTCCGAGCCTCCCCCCTCGTGGCTCGGACCGTTCCGGTTCTGCGCGCGAAGAACCGCGCGCACAAGGCTAGTTGACTCTGTGTCAGTGTCCAATCACAGTAGCGACAGAGACCTATCGACATATTTATAGTTGGGCGCGGCCCGAGGGCCGGGAGGGGAGGGCACCGCCGTGGATCTGGCCCTGCTGCGCACGTTCGTGACCGTGCACCGGGCCGGCTCCTTCACGCGCGCGGCAGCCCTGCTCGGCCTGTCCCAGCCCGCCGTCACCTCGCAGATACGGACCCTGGAGCGGCAGCTGGGCCGCCCCCTGTTCCTGCGCCAGGCGCGCGGCGTGACCCCCACGACCATCGGGGACGAGCTCGCCCACAAGGCCGCGCCGCATCTCGACGCCCTCGTGGAGATCGCCGAGACAGGGCTCGAAGAGGACTCTTCGGTACGCACCCTCCACCTCGCTGGGCCTCCTGAATTCACCGCGGCCCGCGCGTTACCCGCCCTCACCAGACTGACCGGGGAGGACGGACAGGGTTTCGCACTGCGCGCCTCGTTGGGCAACGCGGAGGAGGTCCTCGAAGGGCTCTCCGCCGGGCATCACGACCTGGCCATCGCCACCACCAGGCCACGCGGGACGCTGCTCACCGCGACACCGCTGTGCGATGAGGAGCACGTCCTGGTCGCGAGCCGGCGCTGGGCGGCCCGCATCGGCCCCGGCAAGCTCCGCCGCAAGGGCGCGTCGGCGCTGGAGAACCTGCCCGTGGTGGAGGTGCACGAGTCGCTGCCGCTGGTCGCCCGCTACTGGGCCGCCGTCTTCGACACCCGTCCGGCCGCATCGGGCGCCGTCATTGTGCCGGACCTGCGAGCGGTGCTCGCCTGCGTCGCCACCGGGGCGGGACTCGCCGTCCTGCCACGCTATCTCTGTGCGCCCGCCTTGAAGAGTGGCGAGGTCGTGGCCCTGCTGGACCCGGCGGTGCCGCCCCTGCGCACGTATTTCCTCGTCGTACGCACCGGCACGCTCGCGATGCCGCACATCGCGCGGGCGCACGAGTGGCTGCTGCGTGCTGCCGTCGACTGGGCTTGAGCGGGACTCCGGCTGGTTCACGATGTTTCACGTGGAACAGTCCGGGCCACATTCCTCCCATGACCGTCCGACCCGTGGTCAAGCGCACCGCACGCGCCGTCCTGCTCGATGGCGACGACCTGATCCTGATCAAGCGGACCAAGCCCGGCGTCGATCCTTACTGGGTCACCCCTGGTGGCGGTGTGGAGCCGGAGGACGCGACCGTCGTCGACGCGCTCCATCGTGAGGTGCACGAGGAACTCGGCGCCAAGATCTCCGACGTGGTGCCCTGCTTCGTGGACACCGTCGAGCACATCGGCGAGGACGGTGGCGCGACCGGCGTCAAAGTCCAGCACTTCTTCGTCTGCCGCCTGGAGTCCATGGACGCCTCGCTGCGGCACGGCCCGGAGATGGAGGAGCCCTGCGGCGAGTACGAGATCGTCCACGTGCCCTTCACCCGGGTCGGGATCGCCTCGGTCCACCTCGTACCGCTGTCGCTGCGGCACTACCTGGACGGCAACATCGAGGGCGTACGCGCGATGCACGCCCCTGATCTGGGCTGATCGCATGCCCCTGATCTGGGCTGATCGCACGTCCCTGAGCTGGCTGGACGCACGTCCCTGAGCTGGGGCTAATCGCCCGCGGCGACCAGTTCCTCCACGGAGTCGTGGCGGATGCGTCCTGCCGGGATGCCGACGTCCCGCAGCGCGTCGACGCCGCTGCGGATCATGCCGGGCGGGCCCGAGAGGTAGGCGTCGTACTCGTTCCAGGGGCCGTACTCGCGCACGGCGTCCGGCAATTGGGCCCTGCCGTCGACGACCGGGCGGACCGAGAGCCAGGGGTGGGTCTGCTGGAGGCGCAGCATCGTGTCGATGTCGTACAGGTCGTGGTCGGTGCGGGCGCCGTAGAAGACCTCGACCGGCCGCCGCTCGCCGTGCTCGGCGACGTCCTCGACGAGCGCCTTGATGGGGGCGATGCCGGTGCCGCCGCCCAGGCAGAGCAATCCACTGTCGGTGGTGTGGTCGACAGTCATCGAACCGGCGGGCGCGCCGAGGCGCAGGACGTCGCCGGGGCGGGCGTGGTGCACCAGGGCGTTGGAGACCCAGCCCGCGGGGACGGCCTTCACGTGGAACGAGAGGAGCCCGTCGGAGCGCGGCGCCGAAGCGAACGAGTAGTGCCGCCAGATCCGCGGCCACCAGGGCGTCTCCAGGCTCGTGTACTGGCCTGCCAGGAAGGGATAGGGCTGGTCGGGGCGGACGGTGACGACAGCGATGTCGGGCGTCCTGAGATCGTGCGAGACGACCTCGGCGAACCACCAGGCGGGGGCGCGCAGTTCATCTGCGGCCGCCGCGTCGATCATGATCTGGGAGATCGTCGTGTACGTCCGGACCCAGGCGGCCTCGGTCTCCTCGTCCCAGATCGCGCTCGCGTACCGGCTGAGCGAACCGATCAGGCACTCACCGACGGCCGGATAGTGCTCGGGCCGGGTGCCGTACTTGCGGTGCCCACGCCCGAGGTTCTTCAGATACGCGGTGAGTACGTCTGCGTGGTCGATGTGCTCGGCCGCGGTCAGCAGCGCCTTGAGCAGCCGGTCCCGCTGGGTGTCCATAGCGGCGGGGAACAGGGGGCGCAGGTCGGGGTGCCGGGTGAAGAGCAGCGCGTAGAAGTACGAGGTGACCTTGTCGGCGACGGGGCCTATCTCAGCCATCGTCCGCTGGACGCGCAGCGCGTCGGGGGAACCCGTGGGGGAGACCGTTGGGGAGGGCTTCCGTGGTTCCGGTACGCGCTCGGAGTGCGGCTGCTGGGGGTGCGGCTGCTGCGGGTGCGGCTGCTGCGGGTGCGGTTCGGAACGCGGCTCGGGATGTGGTGCGGGGGCGGCCTGGGGTGCGCTCTGGGGGGCGGCCTGAGCGGGCGCCGGTGCTGCTGCTTCCCGGGCTGCCGGTATTCGTTCCTCGGCCGCGCGCTCGGGTTCGGGCGCGGGGCGGGCCTCCGGCGGTTCGGGCGCGGGCGGGGCCTCCGGCGGCTCGGTCGCGGGCGGGGCCTCCGGTTCGGAGCCGGCCGGGCCGGGCCTGCCCACCGGTCGTATGGCGGACACCCTGCGTCCCTCGGTCGCCTCGGGCTCACCGCCCTCGGGCCGTGTCGGCTGCTCGCCGCCCTCCGACGGCTTCGGCGCCTTCCGTGGGGTGAACCAGCCGCCTCCACCGCCGTTGTCGCCGGAAGTGCCGTTGCCCGCCGACGTGGTGGTCGGAGCGTCCATGCTGTGCCTCGCCTCGAACATCTCTCAGTCGGTCCGTGCACTTCCCTGTAGGAAGCCGCTTACTTTCCCCGCTCTGCCTCGGCAGCCAATGTGGCCACATTGAACCTCGGATTCCGGACCCTACGGACAAGTAGGTATCAAATGTGACATTGCCCGCAGTCATCTCACCGCAGCGTCCCACTCCTCCCCGTAACGCCGGTCGCATAACGGAAAGTTCAGGTCTTCGATCTCTTCGCCCCGTTAGGCTGCGTTGACGTCCGCCCGTGCCCCCCAGGGGTGCGCTGAGATGCACCCGGCGCGAACCGGACTCGACCATACCGGCAGCCGTCCGGCGCACAAGTCCCACCGCCCTTCACCAGGAATTCAGCGACCGGCGCCTGCCAATTGCCCCAATTACCGGGCGCCGCACACCAATTCATACGCCTTACGCAGATCACGCCCGACATAAGAGTGGGTAGCGAGCCCAACCAGCCGCTGATCCGCATTGACAGCGACCGAAACAGGCACCGCTCCGAACAGCTCCAGGTCCGAGAGCGAGTCGCCATAAGCGACGCAATCGGACCGCCCCACCCCGAACTCTTCACAGAGCCGGTCCGCGATCTTCACCTTGGCCGCGGCATTGAGAATGCCCGTCGGATTCACCGGCTCGGTGAACGGCACGGCGGGGAAACGCGACCCGTGCGCGGCATGCGCGCCCCAGCCGAGCAGCCTCTCCACGAAGAACGACGGCGACAGCGAGATCACCGCGCAATAGTCGCCGCCCTCCCGGATCTCGGCCCAGGTTTCCCGGATCCCCATCAGCCACGGCGCTCCGTCGAAAGCCGCTGTGACCTGCGTGTCCGTGAGGTCCGCCCACAGGGCGTGCACACGGGCCGCGTACTGGGGCGAGTCGATCCGCTGCGCCACGAATTCCCGTTCCAGCTCCGCGATCTCGGCATCGAGGCCGAGCTGGCGCGAGATCTCCACGGGAGCCGCCGTGCCGTGCAGCAGCGTTCCGTCCAGGTCGAAGAGGTGAAGGCGTGCCATGTACGCCGAGGCTAGTACCCGCGG from Streptomyces sp. BA2 encodes:
- a CDS encoding phage holin family protein; the protein is MKNFVVKTIANAAALAVAVWLLDKITLTGDSTGKKTLTLIVVALLFGLVNFLVKPVVKVLTFPLFILTLGLITLVVNALMLLLTSWLADKLDVSFHVEGFWTAVLGGLIISVVSWAMNVVLPDDKD
- a CDS encoding cystathionine gamma-lyase, whose product is MTDSASIAAGSGAGTGAGTGTGTGDGTRAVRAGLPEPVKYEPTLPGPVFAAHFHLPGDPTGPYTYGRDDNPTWTLLEQAIGELEAPDGGEGAGRDGAVGTDVETLVFASGMAAISAVLFSQLRAGDAVVLPDDGYQALPLVREQLTAYGIEVRTAPTGGDAQLDVLDGAKLLWIETPSNPGLDVCDVRRLADAAHARGALVAVDNTLATPLGQRPLELGADFSVASGTKMLTGHGDILLGYVACRDAELIASVRRWRKIVGAIPGPMEAWLAHRSLATLQLRAERQNANALALAEALRARGEVTGLRYPGLPDDPSYKIASQQMRRFGCVVSFTLPSRAQADRFLDALRLVDDATSFGGVRSTAERRGRWGGDAVAEGFIRLSAGSEDPEDLVADVLRALDESAG
- a CDS encoding YibE/F family protein is translated as MTSTQPPSQPPVPNRPPDPHGHSHSHGPAAPVSKHLRKVIAAVLIPFATAVVVGLAVFWPGGAPGHERTGVGFDRQTQSADVTKVQELPCKDVNASQTPPNGDTSTAEGQSAQSRAEGICKKATIEVTSGKDKGRTFTEIVQPDSPRQLRQGQQVVVAYEPTAPEALQYSVTDVDRKFPMALLAGIFALAVVVVGRLRGVMALVALALSFLVLTFFILPAILQGSNPLVVAVIGASAIMLIALYLCHGLTARTSVAVLGTLISLLLIGLLGSLFIGWASLTGNTDDNTGLIHGLYPDIDMSGLLLAGVIIGSLGVLDDVTVTQTSAVWELHQANPTMGWRGLYGAAIRIGRDHIASVVNTLVLAYAGAALPLLLLFSIAQSSVGTVANSELVAEEIVRTLVGSIGLVASVPVTTALAALVVSADRSTPAGRPGTATGTGPGSGATPAAKQSRGGKGRRRKA
- the thiC gene encoding phosphomethylpyrimidine synthase ThiC encodes the protein MTTSDARTPASTQNQSDEAGKSIGWHKAYVEGSRPDLRVPVRQVHLTNGKAVTLYDTSGPYTDESIDTDVRRGLAPLRENWIIARGDTEEYVGRPPRPEDDGIKHTSPRGGLKNLDAVFPGRPRQPRRGRDGQAVTQLAYARRGEITPEMEFIGIRENLDPEVVRAEVAAGRAVIPANVNHPEIEPMIIGKRFLVKVNANIGNSAVTSSIEEEVDKMTWATKWGADTVMDLSTGRNIHTTREWVLRNSPVPIGTVPLYQALEKVDGQAEALTWEIYKDTVIEQAEQGVDYMTVHAGVRLPYVPLTANRKTGIVSRGGSIMAAWCLAHHKESFLYENFEELCEILASYDVTYSLGDGLRPGSIADANDEAQFAELRTLGELNTIAKRHNVQTMIEGPGHVPMHKIKENIDLQQEICEEAPFYTLGPLTTDIAPAYDHITSGIGAAMIGWWGTAMLCYVTPKEHLGLPNRDDVKTGVITYKIAAHAADLAKGHPGAQDWDDALSDARFEFRWEDQFNLALDPVTAREFHDETLPAEPAKTAHFCSMCGPKFCSMKISHDIRREHGGTQEEIAAGMDQKSKEFAAAGNRVYLPIAD
- a CDS encoding SsgA family sporulation/cell division regulator, encoding MHESVQAEVMMSFLVSEELSFRIPVELRYETGDPYAVRLTFHLPGDAPVTWAFGRELLVDGVGGACGDGDVHIAPTDPELLDEVLIRLQVGTDQALFRVGIPPLLAFLDRTDKLVPLGQERALADFETHLDEALDRILAEEQSAG
- a CDS encoding DUF5326 family protein, whose product is MAAQEIFSGLPWWVKWIAVPVIALVVFGGLIATVVGFVVGLLFKALIFVALVGGLIYVVRKFISGSTSSRSDW
- a CDS encoding helix-turn-helix domain-containing protein → MQRAMRLLEAASAHQEGAPAKQLAREAGLALPTAYHLLRTLTHEGYLRRDKGVFVLGEAAERLSASGAQQNRRGMIDEALEHWRDAIGVPVYFAVYREGEIEVVAVADTPGNPAVEEWADFRETGHAHAIGQCLLAQLDDEQRQDHLSRYPVQSITRYSVRDDRSFIRRLDGMGRMKPVVERQEYALGTVCAAIPITAGDTAATMAISVPTYQADRLLPAARQLQSEIGKLLGTLAFSISI
- a CDS encoding cupin domain-containing protein — protein: MKAFRLDELETERAANDGAYLQFLRERNMSVGLYALDAGESDPQQPHQQDEVYMIVSGRASITVGMETTQVARGSVVYVPAGVAHKFHHISEDLRVLVVFSPPEG
- a CDS encoding low molecular weight protein-tyrosine-phosphatase; the protein is MAFSVCFVCTGNICRSPMAASVFRARVDEAGLGGLVRVDSAGTDGWHEGDGADPRAVSVLAAAGYETGHVARRFQVSWFARLDLVIALDSGHHRTLRRLAPTPADADKVRLLRSYDPVAAGLGDLDVPDPYYGDDDGFEACLRMVEAASDGLLGAVREAREGRAA